One genomic segment of Dehalogenimonas alkenigignens includes these proteins:
- a CDS encoding sensor histidine kinase gives MGNEPEGSAGTDYLHSIVAAVNELKTDSLPIPIALLTTGFKVAQTNSAFLQAFNLSVDPASKGDLFLNLFEDVDLADTCRRAMTTGQPGNRRDSPLLIAGQPERGITYWDWTFAPVRDSKGRFEGLVCSAIETTQRVRAADTLQKSSEGLETAVRQGTESLRRVNLELASEVKQRAAAESELRSLSRRLIQIQEDERRRISQELHDEVGQNLTMLKMVLDTAARQLEGISASSIKEASAQVSRIIAQVRDISMFLHPSILEVLGLEPALRALFERLRAQTGLVVSFNSAFDDTRLNADSRLCAYRTVQEALTNILRYAGVKTASVSLSDEGNDVLLSIADDGIGFDLTVLSAGQTNGLTGMRERVSAVGGKFNITTHPGEGTLIEIVLPNNDSNAGE, from the coding sequence TTGGGAAACGAACCTGAAGGCAGCGCGGGTACGGACTATCTGCATTCTATCGTTGCCGCAGTAAATGAGTTAAAGACAGATAGCCTGCCGATCCCGATTGCGCTGCTGACCACCGGGTTCAAGGTGGCACAAACAAATTCCGCGTTCCTACAGGCTTTCAACCTTTCCGTGGACCCGGCCTCTAAAGGCGACCTGTTTTTGAACCTGTTTGAGGATGTTGACCTCGCCGATACCTGCCGGAGAGCAATGACTACCGGCCAACCGGGTAACCGCCGCGACAGTCCGTTACTCATCGCCGGGCAACCGGAGCGGGGTATTACTTATTGGGATTGGACGTTCGCCCCGGTTCGGGATAGCAAGGGTCGGTTTGAGGGACTGGTGTGCTCCGCGATCGAGACCACCCAACGGGTGAGGGCGGCCGATACCCTTCAGAAATCATCTGAAGGACTGGAAACGGCGGTGCGTCAGGGAACAGAATCTCTGCGTAGGGTCAACCTTGAGTTGGCCTCCGAAGTCAAGCAGCGGGCTGCCGCTGAAAGCGAACTCAGATCATTATCACGAAGGTTGATCCAGATTCAGGAGGATGAGAGGAGGCGCATTTCTCAAGAACTGCATGATGAGGTCGGCCAAAACCTGACCATGTTGAAAATGGTTCTTGATACCGCTGCCAGGCAGTTAGAGGGAATATCCGCGAGTAGCATTAAAGAAGCCTCAGCTCAAGTCAGCAGGATTATCGCCCAGGTCAGGGATATCTCTATGTTCCTTCACCCCTCGATACTTGAGGTGCTGGGGCTCGAACCAGCGCTCAGGGCTTTGTTTGAGAGACTCCGGGCACAGACCGGTCTCGTTGTGAGTTTCAATTCAGCCTTTGACGATACCCGGCTTAATGCTGACAGCCGGTTGTGCGCCTACCGCACGGTTCAGGAGGCTTTAACCAATATCCTGCGGTATGCCGGAGTAAAGACCGCCAGCGTTTCCCTTTCCGATGAGGGTAATGATGTGCTTCTTTCGATAGCCGACGATGGCATCGGCTTTGACCTGACCGTCCTGAGCGCCGGGCAGACCAACGGATTGACCGGAATGAGGGAACGTGTATCCGCTGTCGGCGGGAAGTTCAATATTACGACCCATCCCGGTGAAGGCACGTTAATCGAAATCGTTCTACCAAACAACGACTCCAATGCTGGTGAATAG
- a CDS encoding response regulator, protein MIRVLLADDHEIVRQGVAALLNLEPDIQVIGGASGGEQALDMVYKLMPDVLVTDIEMPGYSGIRLCREIRSRGLATKCIVLSMHSAEEYVHGAFRAGAGGYVTKERSVEQLADAIRTVARGKRYLSPHLPIVFSSLPQPC, encoded by the coding sequence ATGATTAGAGTTCTACTGGCCGACGACCATGAAATTGTAAGACAAGGCGTCGCGGCTCTCCTGAATTTAGAACCGGACATCCAGGTGATCGGCGGCGCCTCCGGAGGCGAACAAGCGCTTGATATGGTTTACAAGTTGATGCCGGATGTACTGGTTACTGACATCGAAATGCCGGGGTACTCCGGAATTCGCCTCTGCCGAGAAATCCGCAGCCGCGGCCTGGCGACCAAGTGCATTGTTTTGTCGATGCACTCGGCCGAGGAATACGTTCATGGAGCATTCCGCGCCGGCGCCGGCGGGTACGTCACCAAAGAGCGTTCAGTGGAACAGCTTGCCGACGCCATCCGAACGGTGGCGCGTGGCAAGCGTTACCTCAGCCCCCACCTGCCGATCGTCTTTTCCAGCCTGCCCCAACCTTGCTGA
- a CDS encoding dienelactone hydrolase family protein: MDEGECLINIPSDRGYLSGDLCLPAKPDGMVIFAHGSGSSRKSSRNRWVAAALRSVGFGTLLFDLLTPGEEAVDRVTAEFRFNIELLTRRLLSATDWVRTHPDYCKLPIGFYGASTGAAAALCAASQRSDTVRAVVSRGGRPDLALRCLPAVRCPTMLIVGSKDTDVIPLNNLALERLNTAKELVIVAGASHLFEEPGKLDEVRSLAASWFLKYLTAASNRC, encoded by the coding sequence ATGGATGAAGGCGAGTGCCTGATAAATATACCGTCCGACCGTGGTTACCTTTCAGGTGATCTGTGCCTCCCGGCGAAACCGGATGGTATGGTCATATTCGCCCACGGTAGTGGTTCATCAAGGAAAAGTTCACGCAACCGGTGGGTTGCCGCCGCTCTGAGAAGCGTCGGGTTCGGGACCCTGCTCTTCGACCTGCTGACACCGGGAGAGGAAGCGGTGGATCGGGTTACAGCCGAATTCCGCTTCAATATCGAATTGCTGACACGGCGCCTGCTGTCAGCCACCGATTGGGTAAGAACCCATCCGGATTACTGCAAATTACCGATCGGATTTTACGGCGCTTCCACCGGCGCCGCCGCCGCCCTGTGCGCTGCCAGCCAGCGCAGCGATACCGTCAGGGCTGTGGTATCCCGAGGCGGCAGGCCGGACCTGGCGCTGCGCTGCCTGCCGGCGGTGAGATGCCCAACAATGCTAATTGTCGGCAGTAAAGATACGGATGTTATTCCCCTGAACAACCTGGCACTGGAAAGGTTGAACACGGCTAAAGAGCTGGTCATAGTAGCGGGAGCTTCCCACCTTTTTGAAGAACCGGGAAAACTGGATGAAGTCCGCAGTTTAGCGGCAAGCTGGTTCTTAAAATACCTGACAGCCGCGTCGAACCGGTGTTGA
- a CDS encoding DMT family transporter yields MFNNWRSSTRLAAVALVAVTAAWGATFVVVQDAVSKVPVMDFLAVRFCVAAAAMLALRPMALRKMGKEGYIRSVWLGLALGLGYITQTYGLQHTSASVSGFITGMFVVLTPVISWLVLGRKTGPNVWRAVLLATLGLAILSVRGGSAGIGELLTLLCAVLFALHIVGLGEWSSKHDIYGLALLQIAFVGGLCLAAAVPNGLTLPPDAGVWGAVALTALVATAFAFIIQTWAQSLMSPARAAVIMTMEPVFAGFFAVLLAGDQLTLRIILGGMLVLAAMILTEVKPGTSLKRLEI; encoded by the coding sequence ATGTTCAACAACTGGAGGAGTTCGACAAGATTGGCGGCGGTTGCCCTGGTCGCCGTGACGGCCGCCTGGGGCGCTACCTTTGTTGTCGTCCAGGACGCGGTCTCCAAAGTTCCGGTCATGGACTTCCTGGCCGTCAGGTTCTGCGTGGCTGCGGCTGCAATGCTGGCTCTTCGCCCTATGGCTTTGCGGAAAATGGGGAAGGAGGGCTACATAAGGTCGGTTTGGCTTGGCCTGGCGCTCGGTCTCGGCTACATTACCCAGACTTACGGCCTGCAGCATACATCCGCATCAGTTTCCGGTTTTATCACCGGTATGTTTGTGGTGCTGACTCCGGTTATTTCATGGTTAGTTCTTGGGCGTAAGACCGGCCCCAATGTATGGCGTGCAGTGCTGTTGGCGACCCTGGGTCTGGCCATTCTTTCGGTTCGGGGCGGTTCAGCCGGTATCGGCGAACTCCTGACTCTACTCTGCGCTGTGTTATTTGCCCTCCACATCGTCGGTTTGGGCGAATGGTCTTCGAAGCACGACATCTACGGCTTGGCACTGCTGCAAATTGCCTTCGTTGGAGGATTGTGCCTGGCGGCGGCTGTGCCCAACGGCTTGACCCTGCCGCCGGACGCCGGGGTTTGGGGCGCGGTGGCGCTGACGGCACTGGTGGCAACCGCCTTCGCCTTCATCATCCAAACCTGGGCCCAGTCATTGATGAGTCCAGCCAGAGCCGCGGTAATTATGACCATGGAACCGGTATTCGCTGGATTTTTTGCCGTGCTACTTGCCGGAGACCAATTGACTCTCCGCATAATCCTAGGCGGCATGCTAGTCCTGGCAGCCATGATTCTTACTGAAGTTAAACCCGGCACCAGTCTGAAACGCCTGGAAATCTGA
- a CDS encoding cyclase family protein: MPVQSNRAESWVDISMILDHEMGVWPGDPNVEITPVRQIRNGAPYNLSSISMSLHSGTHLDAPRHFIETGLSVDRAPLDLLIGPAQVIELTGGEPVTPLMFQKCRIGACKRLILKTNTVGLPAAGKFNRDYRYITPEAGQYLVEKEIGLVGIDSPSIGPIEPDAYDVHRSLLDAGIWILEGLDLSMITPGMYDLICLPMKIRDGDGAPARVVLRRR, encoded by the coding sequence ATGCCGGTACAATCTAACAGAGCAGAGTCATGGGTTGATATTTCAATGATCCTGGACCATGAGATGGGCGTTTGGCCGGGCGATCCAAATGTCGAGATCACCCCTGTCCGGCAGATCCGGAACGGCGCGCCGTATAACCTTTCATCTATTTCAATGAGCCTTCATTCCGGTACTCACCTGGACGCCCCCCGGCATTTTATCGAAACTGGTTTGTCAGTTGACCGGGCGCCTCTTGATCTGCTGATCGGGCCAGCTCAGGTTATAGAGTTAACAGGTGGAGAGCCGGTTACGCCCCTGATGTTTCAGAAATGCCGGATAGGAGCATGTAAAAGGCTGATCTTAAAGACGAATACCGTGGGATTGCCGGCGGCGGGAAAGTTCAATAGAGATTATCGCTACATCACCCCGGAAGCGGGGCAATATCTGGTCGAAAAAGAGATCGGATTGGTCGGTATCGACAGCCCGTCAATCGGCCCCATCGAGCCTGATGCTTATGATGTTCATCGCAGTCTGCTTGATGCGGGCATCTGGATCTTAGAAGGTCTTGACCTATCCATGATTACCCCGGGCATGTACGATCTGATCTGCCTGCCGATGAAAATCCGGGACGGTGACGGGGCCCCGGCCAGGGTTGTTTTACGGCGGCGGTAG
- the dnaX gene encoding DNA polymerase III subunit gamma/tau, whose translation MSCQVYYRKWRPQRLSEVVGQEPITRTLLSALNQRRLAQAYLFCGPRGTGKTSTGRILAKAVNCLSNEGAGEPCNTCSMCRAITDGRAMDVIEIDAASNTGVDDIRELKERVNYAPAEARFKVYIIDEVHMLSTSASNALLKTLEEPPPRVIFILATTELHKILPTIMSRCQRFDFRRLSAKDIAGKLSEVAAAEGIDISESAVAMLARAAGGALRDAENLLQQVATVRGGHIGLKDVQSSLGLTGDDRSGKLLAAIATGDAAAGLRLLHGVAADGVDLKQFNRELVERLRQLLMVKAGSADAAGLSDNELAETKALAAATTIEQILKALKGFSALSAGTDMGTPLAMEMALVDATIKPSPAEKIVEVKPGRAEPAQLPVRKVEPAAKPAEVTSPSPPKESVRQSKGEPVAPIQPAAAATPVSADLPLVPVSPVAIQPKDSQPSPGAKERMVDEVPPPVNEPKLTGAPVTTLEELQDQWPQILTQAPPRLRRSTALAILRSAGIVQPVSFNNGTITLSFKFAVHMNKINEPENKKITAEILSACVGAPCQVACVFDQVSNHLVKEAQKRGAEIIKVEDKWISQK comes from the coding sequence ATGTCTTGCCAGGTTTATTACCGAAAATGGCGCCCGCAGCGGCTTTCTGAAGTGGTCGGCCAGGAGCCGATAACCCGCACTCTGCTATCCGCTTTGAATCAACGCCGTTTGGCTCAGGCTTACCTTTTCTGCGGACCCCGGGGCACGGGTAAAACCTCCACCGGGCGCATCTTAGCCAAGGCGGTCAACTGCCTGAGCAATGAAGGCGCCGGCGAACCGTGCAACACCTGTTCCATGTGCCGGGCTATCACCGACGGCCGGGCCATGGATGTGATCGAGATCGATGCCGCGTCTAACACCGGCGTCGATGATATCCGCGAACTTAAAGAGCGCGTCAACTACGCCCCGGCCGAAGCCCGCTTCAAGGTCTATATCATCGACGAGGTCCATATGCTGTCGACGAGCGCGAGCAACGCGCTTCTGAAGACGTTGGAGGAGCCGCCGCCGCGAGTCATATTCATCCTCGCGACGACCGAACTGCATAAGATATTGCCTACTATCATGTCCCGCTGCCAGCGCTTCGATTTCCGCCGGCTTTCCGCCAAAGACATCGCCGGCAAACTCTCGGAAGTGGCTGCCGCCGAAGGCATCGACATCAGCGAATCCGCGGTAGCCATGCTGGCCCGGGCCGCCGGCGGCGCCCTGCGCGACGCTGAGAACCTGCTCCAGCAGGTTGCCACGGTCCGCGGCGGCCATATCGGTCTTAAAGATGTCCAGTCATCGCTGGGCCTCACCGGCGACGACCGGTCCGGAAAACTTCTGGCCGCTATTGCGACCGGTGACGCCGCCGCCGGGCTGCGCCTGTTGCACGGCGTAGCCGCCGACGGCGTCGACCTGAAGCAATTCAATCGAGAACTGGTCGAGCGATTACGCCAGTTGCTCATGGTCAAAGCCGGTTCCGCCGATGCCGCAGGGCTGAGTGACAATGAACTGGCCGAGACTAAAGCTCTAGCCGCTGCCACGACCATCGAACAGATATTGAAAGCATTGAAAGGCTTTTCCGCCCTATCCGCCGGAACCGATATGGGCACTCCGCTGGCCATGGAAATGGCTCTTGTTGACGCGACGATAAAACCATCGCCTGCCGAAAAAATCGTCGAAGTTAAGCCTGGTAGAGCCGAACCGGCGCAACTACCGGTCAGGAAAGTTGAGCCCGCCGCTAAACCTGCCGAAGTGACCTCGCCGTCACCACCAAAGGAAAGTGTTCGGCAATCTAAAGGGGAACCGGTTGCACCGATTCAACCCGCTGCCGCGGCCACACCTGTATCCGCCGACCTGCCGCTGGTTCCAGTCAGTCCTGTGGCCATCCAGCCGAAGGATTCCCAGCCTTCCCCTGGCGCTAAAGAACGAATGGTTGATGAAGTTCCGCCCCCGGTGAATGAGCCGAAACTGACCGGAGCGCCGGTAACGACGCTCGAAGAATTGCAAGATCAATGGCCCCAAATACTGACTCAAGCGCCGCCAAGGCTGCGTCGGTCGACGGCGCTGGCCATCCTGAGATCTGCGGGCATCGTCCAGCCTGTCAGCTTCAACAATGGCACGATCACCCTGTCCTTCAAATTCGCCGTCCATATGAACAAGATCAATGAACCCGAAAACAAGAAAATTACTGCGGAAATACTCTCGGCTTGCGTCGGGGCGCCGTGCCAGGTGGCTTGTGTTTTTGACCAGGTAAGCAACCATCTGGTCAAGGAGGCGCAGAAGAGGGGAGCCGAGATAATAAAAGTGGAGGATAAATGGATTTCTCAAAAGTAA
- a CDS encoding YbaB/EbfC family nucleoid-associated protein, whose product MDFSKVKQAMELKQQLDKIQKELAKIIVEAERGPVKVTANGQQKLISITINPEAVIPAKTKQLEDNILKTINDAMEKAKKESSKQMAGMMGGMGLPGLG is encoded by the coding sequence ATGGATTTCTCAAAAGTAAAGCAAGCCATGGAACTGAAACAGCAGCTGGATAAGATCCAGAAAGAACTGGCCAAAATTATCGTCGAAGCTGAGCGGGGGCCGGTCAAAGTCACCGCCAACGGCCAACAGAAGCTAATTTCGATAACCATCAACCCGGAAGCGGTCATCCCGGCCAAAACCAAGCAACTGGAAGATAACATCCTGAAAACCATAAACGACGCCATGGAAAAGGCTAAAAAGGAATCGTCCAAACAAATGGCAGGAATGATGGGCGGAATGGGACTGCCGGGTCTGGGATAG
- the recR gene encoding recombination mediator RecR, producing the protein MKEAPKSTAAAVNRLTDVLSRLPGIGPKSAQRLAYHLLKASEEQVRELSDALVAVKQKTRRCRVCCNIADGDLCLICGNPVRDRSRICVVEQPQDMLTLEHTGVYKGVYHVLHGNISPAEGVGSDDICIRELMARLDGSDVTEIILATNANVEGETTAMYLQRLISPLGVKVTRLARGLPFGGEIEYADDVTLSRAMENRQEF; encoded by the coding sequence ATGAAGGAAGCGCCTAAGTCCACCGCCGCAGCTGTAAACCGCCTGACTGACGTGCTGTCCCGGCTACCGGGAATAGGACCGAAGAGTGCCCAGCGCCTGGCTTACCATCTGCTCAAAGCCTCCGAGGAACAGGTGAGGGAATTATCTGATGCGCTGGTAGCCGTGAAGCAGAAAACGCGGCGCTGCCGGGTATGCTGCAACATCGCCGACGGAGACCTCTGTCTCATCTGTGGCAACCCGGTGAGGGACAGGAGCCGAATCTGTGTGGTTGAGCAACCACAGGATATGCTGACCTTGGAGCACACCGGAGTCTATAAGGGCGTTTACCACGTGCTGCACGGCAACATCTCCCCGGCTGAAGGCGTGGGCAGCGATGATATCTGCATCAGAGAGCTTATGGCTCGCCTCGATGGAAGCGATGTGACGGAAATCATCCTGGCAACAAACGCCAATGTCGAGGGCGAGACCACAGCTATGTACCTGCAGCGTCTGATCAGCCCACTGGGAGTAAAAGTGACCAGGCTGGCGCGGGGCTTGCCCTTCGGCGGCGAGATCGAGTACGCCGACGATGTCACTCTGTCCCGCGCTATGGAGAACCGCCAGGAGTTTTGA
- the corA gene encoding magnesium/cobalt transporter CorA, with protein MTGTQKRSLKAGLEPGTLIHIGERRAEKTRLRLIDYNQNQLFERELESVEEAFPFRDTASVTWINIDGLHDTSLINQLGGHFGLHPLVLEDIVNTEQRPKIEDFESYLFIVLKMLYRDEDGEIVAEQVSLVLGRNYVLSFQEGGGDAFNPVRERLRQNKGTLRKQGADALLYALVDAIVDNYFGVLENFGEVSERIEENLIEEQTSELLGAIKRLKSELLFLRRSAWPLREMVSGLQHSESGLISPNTRLYLRDVHDHAVQVMDSVENQREVLSDMVDIYLSNASNRMNAVMKVLTIISTIFIPLTFIAGIYGMNFDNMPELRWRWGYFGILGVMAFLGLAMVAYFKRKKWF; from the coding sequence ATGACCGGAACCCAAAAACGGTCGCTCAAGGCCGGCCTTGAGCCCGGGACGCTGATCCACATCGGCGAGCGGCGGGCGGAGAAGACCCGGCTCAGGCTGATTGACTACAATCAGAACCAGCTTTTTGAGCGCGAACTGGAATCAGTCGAGGAAGCCTTCCCTTTCCGGGATACCGCCTCTGTCACCTGGATCAACATCGACGGACTGCACGACACCTCTCTCATAAACCAGCTCGGCGGCCATTTCGGCCTTCACCCGCTGGTGCTGGAAGACATCGTCAACACCGAGCAGCGGCCCAAGATTGAGGACTTCGAGAGCTACCTTTTCATCGTCCTCAAGATGCTTTACCGGGACGAGGACGGAGAGATCGTAGCGGAGCAAGTCAGCCTGGTGCTGGGTCGGAACTACGTATTGTCCTTCCAGGAGGGCGGCGGCGATGCCTTCAATCCGGTGCGGGAAAGGCTGCGGCAGAACAAAGGCACGCTGCGCAAGCAAGGCGCCGACGCTCTGCTTTACGCTCTTGTCGACGCTATCGTCGACAACTACTTCGGTGTTCTGGAAAACTTTGGTGAGGTGTCGGAGAGGATCGAGGAAAACCTGATCGAGGAACAGACATCGGAGCTCCTGGGCGCGATCAAGCGCCTTAAAAGCGAACTGTTATTTTTACGCCGCTCAGCCTGGCCTTTGAGAGAAATGGTCTCCGGTTTGCAACACAGCGAATCCGGCCTCATCTCACCTAATACCCGGCTCTACCTTCGGGATGTCCACGACCATGCTGTGCAGGTCATGGACTCGGTGGAAAACCAGCGCGAGGTGCTCTCCGATATGGTAGATATCTACCTTTCCAACGCCTCCAACCGGATGAACGCTGTCATGAAGGTGCTGACAATTATTTCAACCATCTTTATCCCGCTAACTTTTATTGCCGGGATCTACGGAATGAACTTCGATAACATGCCGGAGTTACGCTGGCGCTGGGGTTATTTCGGCATCCTCGGTGTTATGGCTTTCCTTGGTCTGGCAATGGTCGCTTACTTCAAGCGCAAAAAGTGGTTTTAG
- a CDS encoding tRNA-binding protein, translating to MIDYTDFERVDIRAGRVIAAEPFPEARKPAYRLHLDFGELGVKQSSAQITRRYACEELVGRTLLAVVNFPPRRIAGFVSEVLVLGVVSGDGDVVLVAPDFDVAPGARLL from the coding sequence ATTATCGATTACACCGATTTCGAACGTGTCGACATCCGCGCCGGGCGAGTAATTGCCGCCGAGCCGTTCCCAGAAGCCCGCAAACCAGCGTACCGGCTTCATCTGGACTTTGGAGAGCTTGGTGTGAAGCAGTCCAGCGCCCAGATCACCCGGCGTTACGCCTGTGAAGAACTTGTCGGCCGGACATTGCTGGCGGTGGTCAATTTCCCGCCCAGGCGGATCGCCGGCTTTGTTTCCGAGGTGCTGGTGCTGGGCGTCGTTAGCGGAGATGGTGACGTTGTCTTAGTCGCGCCGGATTTCGACGTAGCGCCCGGAGCGCGCCTGCTGTGA